One Patescibacteria group bacterium DNA window includes the following coding sequences:
- the holA gene encoding DNA polymerase III subunit delta, with protein MIIFLYGQDNFRSRLKLNELKDKYLREVDKLGSGLNVINGAKATFSEITAAVSPSSLLSKKRLIIIEDVFINKDKLIFENLSEYFKNKKLADNIIIVWEQNIKTKKFKNALSPMMLDSSGKEKPLNKKQVELFKFLSSQKYAYSFNLLSNTESAEWVKKETIKRGGKISLKAAEMLVGLVGSDGWQINNELDKLLSYKAAGKLTPGGVNIEMEDVKNLVRGNFSENIFALTDALSVKNKALAVKLLDEQIEAGLSDGYLLNMFVRQFRILLSIKQALESGLSQRQIANQLKIHPFVAQKGVEQARYFTLPVLKSILSRLARIDYEVKSGQSSYLAGLNMLIAKL; from the coding sequence ATGATAATTTTTCTCTACGGCCAGGATAATTTCAGAAGCCGTTTAAAATTAAACGAACTGAAAGATAAATATTTGCGCGAGGTTGATAAATTAGGCAGCGGGCTTAATGTTATTAACGGCGCTAAGGCGACCTTCTCCGAAATTACGGCGGCTGTTAGCCCGTCATCGCTGTTATCTAAAAAGCGCTTAATTATTATTGAGGATGTTTTTATTAATAAAGATAAGCTGATTTTTGAAAATCTTAGCGAGTATTTTAAAAATAAAAAATTAGCCGATAATATTATTATTGTTTGGGAGCAAAACATTAAAACCAAGAAATTTAAGAATGCGCTTTCGCCCATGATGCTAGACTCTAGCGGCAAAGAGAAGCCATTAAATAAAAAACAAGTCGAGCTGTTTAAATTTTTATCCAGCCAAAAATACGCTTATAGTTTTAATTTATTAAGTAATACCGAATCGGCTGAATGGGTAAAAAAAGAGACGATTAAGCGCGGCGGTAAAATCAGCCTTAAGGCCGCCGAAATGCTAGTCGGGTTAGTCGGCTCGGACGGCTGGCAGATTAATAATGAGTTGGATAAATTATTAAGCTATAAAGCGGCCGGCAAGCTGACTCCGGGCGGCGTTAACATAGAAATGGAAGATGTTAAAAATTTAGTTCGCGGAAATTTCAGCGAAAATATTTTTGCTTTAACCGACGCTCTAAGCGTAAAAAACAAAGCTTTAGCCGTTAAGCTTTTAGATGAGCAGATTGAGGCCGGTTTAAGCGACGGCTATCTGTTAAATATGTTTGTCAGGCAATTTAGGATTTTACTCTCCATAAAGCAAGCGCTCGAATCAGGTTTAAGCCAGCGCCAGATCGCCAACCAGCTAAAAATTCATCCTTTTGTCGCGCAAAAAGGCGTAGAGCAGGCGCGCTATTTTACTTTGCCTGTTTTAAAAAGCATTCTAAGCCGGCTGGCGCGGATTGATTATGAAGTAAAATCCGGCCAAAGCAGTTATCTGGCCGGATTGAATATGCTGATAGCGAAGTTGTAA
- a CDS encoding lysine biosynthesis protein LysW produces MQTTQCPVCSSDIIIEEESSEKDLVSCLNCGTELEIVTLQPLQLSPLQEESGEEGVSE; encoded by the coding sequence ATGCAAACAACTCAATGTCCGGTCTGCTCAAGCGATATTATTATTGAAGAAGAATCATCGGAGAAAGATTTAGTCAGCTGCTTAAACTGCGGCACCGAGCTGGAAATTGTTACTCTGCAGCCCTTGCAGCTAAGCCCGCTCCAGGAAGAATCAGGGGAAGAAGGCGTTAGCGAATAA
- the murD gene encoding UDP-N-acetylmuramoyl-L-alanine--D-glutamate ligase encodes MSSIKNLQNKKVAILGLGLENLALVKYLLKHKVKCEITVCDAREDVKAKNPWIPACLPDRQAFAGMTKVRWQLGKGYDKNLNKFDILFRSPGWPMDCPGIVGAKNTTPPAPLVRAVLTSPMKLFFDLCPTKNIIGVTGTKGKGTTASLIYEILKTAGKRAWLGGNIGVAPFEFIDKIRKTDWVVLELSSFQLEDMTVSPRIAVITNFYSEHLAPADPNNPNFHKTLDDYKKAKWNIVRWQKKNDYSIFNFPCTRQDKQFSIFKKIPISNYKVRSKKIYFNKSELPSKLIGEHNKENIAAAVEVAKIIGIKSEDVKKAVANFKGLEHRLELARAYQGVKYYDDSFATTPESTIIALKSFSAPIILLLGGADKKADFSQLAKEVKKRCKFVILLNGQATPRIKQELKKFGFNENKMKLINNIKGAVAIARQQTDRGDIVLLSTACASFGMFKNYKERGDLFKAEVGKIK; translated from the coding sequence ATGTCAAGTATTAAAAATTTACAAAATAAAAAAGTTGCTATTTTAGGGCTAGGATTAGAGAATTTAGCTTTGGTTAAATATTTATTGAAACATAAAGTAAAATGCGAGATTACGGTTTGCGATGCGCGGGAAGATGTAAAAGCGAAGAACCCCTGGATTCCCGCCTGCCTACCGGACAGGCAGGCTTTCGCGGGAATGACAAAAGTAAGATGGCAATTAGGCAAAGGTTATGATAAGAATTTAAATAAGTTTGATATTTTATTTCGGTCGCCGGGCTGGCCCATGGATTGTCCGGGGATTGTGGGAGCAAAAAACACAACCCCCCCAGCCCCCCTTGTCAGGGCGGTATTAACCAGCCCGATGAAGTTGTTTTTTGATTTATGTCCAACAAAAAATATTATCGGCGTTACCGGCACCAAAGGCAAAGGCACGACCGCCAGCTTGATTTATGAAATATTAAAAACCGCCGGCAAGCGAGCATGGCTCGGCGGCAATATCGGCGTGGCGCCATTCGAGTTTATTGATAAAATTAGAAAAACTGATTGGGTGGTTTTGGAATTATCATCTTTTCAGCTTGAAGACATGACCGTTAGTCCGCGTATTGCCGTAATTACTAATTTTTATAGCGAACATTTAGCGCCGGCTGATCCAAATAACCCTAACTTCCATAAGACATTAGATGATTATAAAAAAGCTAAATGGAATATTGTCAGGTGGCAAAAGAAAAATGATTATTCAATTTTCAATTTTCCCTGCACAAGGCAGGACAAGCAATTTTCAATTTTCAAAAAAATTCCAATTTCCAATTACAAAGTGAGGAGTAAAAAGATTTATTTTAATAAATCAGAATTGCCGTCAAAATTAATCGGCGAGCATAACAAAGAAAATATTGCGGCCGCGGTTGAAGTAGCGAAGATTATCGGCATTAAATCTGAAGATGTAAAAAAAGCCGTGGCGAATTTTAAAGGGCTGGAGCATCGGCTTGAATTGGCGCGAGCATATCAGGGCGTTAAATATTATGACGATAGTTTTGCCACTACTCCGGAATCAACTATAATAGCTTTAAAATCATTTAGCGCGCCGATTATTTTACTTTTAGGCGGCGCTGATAAAAAAGCTGATTTTAGTCAGTTAGCTAAAGAAGTAAAAAAACGCTGCAAGTTTGTTATTTTATTAAATGGTCAAGCTACGCCGAGAATAAAACAAGAGCTAAAAAAATTTGGATTTAATGAAAATAAAATGAAATTAATAAATAATATTAAAGGCGCGGTAGCCATAGCGCGCCAGCAAACCGATAGAGGCGATATAGTTTTATTATCAACCGCTTGCGCCAGCTTCGGTATGTTTAAAAATTATAAAGAGAGAGGTGATTTGTTCAAGGCTGAAGTCGGAAAAATAAAATAA
- the polA gene encoding DNA polymerase I, producing the protein MEKQAKKGKFMIIDGNALIHRSFHALPPLTTKTGEIVNAVYGFTAVLIKALREFKPEYVALTLDRKEKTFRHEQFKDYKATRVKAPDELYAQIPRVKEIARSFNIPIYELAGFEADDLIGTLANKVDGEVEKIIVTGDMDTMQLINDHTKVFTMKRGLTDSMVYDGKAVRERYGLEPDQMIDFKALRGDPSDNIPGVKGIGEKTATELLQKFKTLDGVYKNIDSGKIRDRVRGLLVQYKDNAFMSKDLATIKCDVKIEFDLTEARFGQFDREKLAKLFNELDFRSLLPRLQDLAQGAEKRLAKSDDYERIDKFKRNLELFEYELIDNDKKFAKFLKKLQAQKEFAFDTETANFNPVTAELLGISFSWQAGEAYYLEVKSKKLKVKSDLFNYNKNDNQADNLWLEKLKPIFENEKIKKYGHNIKFDIEVMASLGIKVKGVAADSMVASYLLNPGSRQHNLDAVTFSELSHQKITKDDLLGKGREKISFAEVAVEKLYNYSCEDADFTNRLIKKLLPELKKQKLIKLFNEIEMPLVLVLAVMETNGIKISQEFLAAMSKAVDKKISRLTKKIHELAGQEFNINSTQQLREILFEKLAIPAMGISKNKTGLSTGADELFKLKGQHPIIDLIQEYREVVKLSTTYIEALPKLVNLKTGRLHTSFNQTVTATGRLSSTEPNMQNIPIRTELGREIRKAFIAERGYKLLSLDYSQIELRLAAHMSGDKKMIQAFNQGEDIHTATAAEINQVALSEVTPEMRREAKAVNFGILYGQGPHGLAQGAAIPYARAKEFIDKYFVVYKGVKKFVDSTIEMARDKGYTETLFQRRRILPEINSSVIQIRKGAERMAINTPLQGTAADIIKVAMIRIQELIGKNYQADEIKMLLQVHDELVFEVKDSLVKKTAVEIKEIMENVLKLKVPLGVDASIGDNWGEMDKI; encoded by the coding sequence ATGGAAAAACAAGCTAAAAAAGGAAAATTCATGATTATTGACGGCAACGCGCTGATCCATCGCAGTTTTCACGCTTTGCCGCCCTTAACCACTAAAACAGGGGAAATCGTCAACGCGGTTTACGGTTTTACGGCCGTATTAATCAAGGCTTTACGCGAGTTTAAGCCCGAGTACGTGGCTTTGACTTTAGACAGAAAAGAAAAAACTTTCCGTCATGAGCAATTTAAGGATTATAAAGCCACCCGGGTAAAAGCGCCGGACGAATTATACGCGCAAATTCCCCGAGTTAAGGAAATCGCCAGAAGTTTTAATATCCCGATTTATGAATTGGCCGGTTTTGAGGCCGATGACTTAATCGGTACTTTAGCCAATAAAGTTGACGGCGAAGTAGAGAAAATTATTGTTACCGGCGATATGGATACCATGCAGTTAATTAATGATCATACCAAGGTTTTTACCATGAAGCGCGGTTTAACCGACTCTATGGTTTACGACGGGAAAGCGGTTCGCGAAAGATACGGGCTAGAGCCTGATCAAATGATTGATTTTAAGGCTTTGCGCGGCGATCCGTCTGACAACATTCCCGGAGTAAAAGGTATTGGTGAAAAAACCGCTACCGAACTGTTGCAAAAATTTAAAACTTTGGATGGAGTTTATAAAAATATAGATTCAGGTAAAATCAGAGACCGGGTGCGCGGATTGCTTGTTCAATATAAAGATAATGCTTTTATGAGCAAGGATCTGGCCACCATAAAATGCGACGTTAAAATTGAGTTCGATTTAACCGAGGCGCGCTTCGGGCAGTTTGACCGGGAAAAGTTAGCCAAGCTGTTTAATGAGCTGGATTTTCGTTCGCTTTTGCCAAGGCTCCAAGATTTAGCTCAAGGCGCGGAAAAGCGCTTAGCGAAAAGCGATGATTATGAGCGAATAGATAAGTTTAAAAGAAATTTGGAATTATTTGAATATGAATTAATTGATAACGATAAAAAATTTGCTAAATTTTTAAAAAAATTGCAAGCGCAAAAAGAGTTTGCTTTTGATACGGAAACAGCTAATTTTAATCCGGTAACGGCCGAATTATTAGGCATAAGTTTCAGTTGGCAGGCCGGCGAAGCGTATTATTTAGAAGTAAAAAGCAAAAAGTTAAAAGTGAAAAGCGATTTGTTTAATTATAATAAAAACGATAATCAGGCAGATAATCTGTGGCTGGAAAAATTAAAGCCCATCTTTGAAAACGAGAAAATAAAAAAATACGGTCATAATATTAAATTTGATATTGAGGTAATGGCTAGTTTAGGTATAAAGGTTAAGGGTGTGGCCGCCGATTCTATGGTGGCGTCGTATCTTTTAAACCCCGGCAGCCGCCAGCATAATTTAGACGCGGTGACTTTTAGCGAATTGAGCCATCAGAAAATAACTAAAGACGATTTGTTGGGCAAGGGCCGTGAGAAAATCAGCTTTGCCGAGGTGGCGGTTGAAAAATTATATAATTATTCCTGCGAGGACGCTGATTTTACCAATCGCTTAATTAAAAAATTATTGCCGGAGTTGAAAAAGCAGAAATTAATTAAATTATTTAATGAAATTGAAATGCCGCTGGTTTTAGTTTTGGCCGTAATGGAAACTAACGGCATAAAAATTAGTCAGGAATTTTTGGCCGCGATGAGCAAGGCGGTAGATAAAAAAATCAGCCGTTTAACAAAAAAAATACATGAATTAGCCGGCCAGGAATTTAATATAAATTCAACTCAGCAATTAAGAGAAATTTTATTTGAAAAATTAGCCATACCGGCCATGGGGATTTCTAAAAATAAAACCGGTCTGTCTACCGGCGCCGATGAATTATTTAAGCTTAAAGGCCAGCATCCGATAATTGATTTAATCCAGGAATACCGCGAGGTGGTAAAGCTGTCCACCACTTATATTGAAGCTTTGCCAAAGCTGGTAAATCTGAAAACCGGTCGATTGCATACCAGCTTCAATCAAACCGTTACTGCCACCGGCCGGCTGTCTTCAACCGAACCCAATATGCAAAATATACCGATTCGCACCGAACTGGGGCGGGAAATTCGCAAAGCTTTTATCGCGGAAAGGGGTTATAAATTATTAAGCCTGGATTATTCGCAAATTGAATTAAGGCTGGCCGCGCATATGTCGGGCGATAAAAAGATGATACAGGCTTTTAACCAGGGTGAAGATATTCATACGGCCACGGCCGCGGAAATTAATCAGGTAGCATTAAGCGAAGTGACGCCGGAAATGAGGCGGGAGGCCAAAGCGGTTAATTTTGGCATTTTATACGGCCAAGGGCCGCATGGCTTAGCGCAAGGCGCGGCTATTCCTTACGCGCGGGCCAAAGAGTTTATTGATAAGTATTTCGTAGTCTATAAAGGCGTAAAAAAATTCGTGGATAGTACCATTGAAATGGCCAGGGATAAAGGTTATACTGAAACTCTGTTTCAAAGGCGCCGGATTTTACCGGAAATAAATTCTTCGGTTATTCAGATTAGAAAAGGGGCTGAGCGCATGGCCATTAATACGCCTTTGCAAGGCACGGCCGCGGATATTATAAAAGTAGCCATGATCAGAATTCAGGAGTTGATAGGAAAAAATTATCAGGCCGATGAGATTAAGATGCTTTTACAAGTGCACGACGAATTGGTGTTTGAAGTTAAAGATAGTTTAGTTAAAAAAACAGCGGTTGAAATTAAGGAGATTATGGAAAATGTCCTGAAATTAAAAGTTCCGCTGGGCGTGGACGCGAGCATAGGAGATAATTGGGGAGAGATGGATAAAATTTAA
- a CDS encoding M23 family metallopeptidase, which yields MIFLKRLLTAFFVNLAFKPVLAVLRFIFYKVLVRLYLFYFSTIKRLGLADKIKNKSSAFFVNQKLIHVVVGALTIFFIVFNLTQKTQAVAPDEVAGKTFLSEIISSEFGENDELIEEYFDEQAAITPVQQTYLDNLTAFKPQPMAEMTVPEDGVFDTEDLTQGGDAIRKPDLAATSKTVRPREGIVDYIVQAGDSVSTIAASFGVSVNTILWENDLNAYSLIRPGNKLAILPMSGIAHKVVRGDTLGTVASKYGVEANTILETNKLASAEMLSVGQKLIIPGGKKTYYASSRSSGNTSAVSLIKDLLKPQDLRSTASNKLAWPTVGARITQYFSWRHHAVDIANKTGTPIYACDTGVVEVAGWGTGYGNQIVVDHGGGRKSRYGHLSKFYVKKGEAVKKGEVIGLMGSTGNSTGPHLHFEYIINGIKYNPLNYLK from the coding sequence TTGATATTTTTAAAGAGGTTATTAACCGCTTTTTTTGTTAATCTGGCCTTTAAGCCGGTTTTAGCTGTTTTAAGATTTATATTTTATAAAGTGTTGGTTAGATTATATCTGTTTTATTTTTCAACCATAAAACGGCTTGGTCTGGCTGACAAAATTAAAAATAAATCATCGGCCTTTTTTGTTAATCAAAAATTGATTCATGTAGTTGTCGGCGCTTTAACTATATTTTTTATTGTTTTTAATTTGACGCAAAAAACCCAAGCGGTGGCGCCGGATGAAGTCGCCGGAAAAACTTTTTTATCAGAAATAATATCAAGCGAATTCGGCGAAAATGATGAGTTGATAGAGGAATATTTTGACGAGCAGGCGGCCATCACTCCGGTGCAGCAGACTTATTTAGATAATTTAACGGCTTTTAAGCCCCAGCCCATGGCCGAGATGACGGTGCCGGAAGACGGCGTTTTTGATACTGAAGATTTAACGCAGGGCGGCGATGCTATCAGAAAGCCGGACTTAGCGGCTACCAGCAAGACGGTGCGCCCGAGGGAAGGGATTGTTGATTATATAGTGCAGGCCGGCGACTCGGTTAGCACTATTGCCGCCAGTTTTGGGGTTAGCGTCAACACTATTTTATGGGAAAATGATCTTAACGCCTATAGTTTAATCAGGCCGGGCAATAAATTGGCGATTTTGCCGATGAGCGGAATAGCCCATAAAGTCGTGCGCGGCGATACTTTGGGCACAGTTGCTTCCAAATACGGGGTAGAAGCTAATACGATTTTGGAAACTAATAAATTAGCCAGCGCGGAGATGCTGTCTGTCGGCCAAAAATTAATTATTCCCGGAGGCAAAAAAACTTATTACGCTTCAAGCCGATCGTCCGGCAACACTTCCGCCGTTTCTCTTATTAAAGATTTGCTTAAGCCGCAAGATCTTAGGTCAACGGCCAGCAATAAATTGGCCTGGCCAACGGTTGGGGCGCGAATTACGCAATATTTTTCCTGGAGGCATCATGCCGTAGATATAGCCAATAAGACCGGTACGCCGATTTATGCCTGTGACACCGGCGTAGTTGAAGTAGCCGGTTGGGGTACTGGTTATGGCAACCAGATTGTGGTTGATCACGGCGGAGGCAGAAAGTCGCGCTATGGCCATTTGTCAAAATTCTATGTTAAGAAAGGCGAAGCCGTTAAGAAAGGCGAAGTTATCGGTTTAATGGGTTCAACCGGCAATTCAACCGGACCGCATTTGCATTTTGAATATATTATTAATGGCATAAAGTATAATCCGTTGAATTATTTAAAATAA
- a CDS encoding ribonuclease J yields the protein MITKYKPRNRRQPMVVSKTGAGLAPRRFDSAGVKTAAFGPAENKLKVIVLGGLEEVGRNMTVFEYNKEIIIVDMGMQFPEEDMPGIDYIIPNVDYLDNKKDWIKGVIITHAHMDHIGGIPHLMGRLGNPNMFMGKLTAGIVKKRIEEFGKCPKLNIQEINEDSKLQLGKNFRVEILRVNHSIPDCFAIIIHTPLGTVIHSGDFKIDYSPVNDKPADLNRIAQIGGAGVLLLLSDSTDSTHPGYQISESSIGDEMGKIFEKLEGRIIIGTFASQLSRVQKLFDLAEKFGRRISLQGRSMNDNVEIAHQIGYLKFNPKILVEDRELDRLPGNKVIIIGTGAQGESNAFLTRVVNNEHRSINLKAGDTVIFSSSVIPGNERSIQTLMDMMVRQGAKVINYEMMDVHAGGHAKQEDLKLMMRLIKPEYFMPIEGNHYMLRAHAELAEQVGIPKDKIFVADNGQIIEFHKAIGGEVLGKLTKDKVLTDYVMVDGLGVGDVSNIVLRDRRVMAEDGMIVIIATIDVKTGDTIGNPDIISRGFVYMKENKELIQKTRMKVKKIVKDHNPRTPADDDYVKNKIRNDVGQFLFSQTKRRPMVLPVVIKV from the coding sequence ATGATTACAAAATATAAACCAAGAAATAGAAGACAGCCAATGGTTGTCTCTAAAACCGGCGCAGGTTTAGCGCCTAGGCGCTTCGATTCCGCCGGAGTAAAAACCGCGGCTTTCGGGCCGGCGGAAAATAAATTGAAGGTCATTGTTTTGGGCGGGCTTGAAGAAGTCGGCCGCAATATGACCGTGTTTGAGTATAACAAAGAAATTATTATTGTTGACATGGGCATGCAGTTTCCGGAAGAAGATATGCCGGGCATTGACTACATTATTCCTAACGTGGATTATCTAGATAATAAAAAGGACTGGATAAAAGGCGTAATCATTACCCATGCTCACATGGATCATATTGGCGGTATTCCTCATTTGATGGGCAGGTTAGGCAACCCGAATATGTTTATGGGCAAATTAACCGCCGGCATAGTCAAAAAGAGAATTGAGGAATTCGGTAAATGCCCTAAACTGAATATCCAAGAAATAAATGAAGATTCAAAGTTGCAGCTGGGCAAGAATTTTCGCGTGGAAATTTTAAGGGTAAATCATTCCATTCCTGATTGTTTTGCCATTATTATTCATACGCCCTTAGGCACGGTTATTCATTCCGGAGATTTTAAGATAGATTATTCACCGGTCAACGATAAGCCGGCGGATCTAAACCGCATCGCGCAAATTGGCGGCGCGGGCGTTTTGCTTTTGCTGTCAGATTCAACCGATTCCACGCATCCCGGCTATCAAATTTCCGAATCTTCCATCGGCGATGAAATGGGAAAAATTTTTGAGAAACTTGAGGGCCGGATAATCATCGGCACTTTTGCTTCGCAGTTAAGCCGCGTGCAAAAACTTTTTGATTTGGCGGAAAAATTCGGCCGCCGGATAAGCCTGCAGGGCAGAAGCATGAATGATAACGTGGAAATAGCCCATCAAATCGGTTATCTTAAGTTTAATCCAAAAATTTTAGTGGAAGATCGCGAATTAGACCGTTTGCCCGGCAATAAAGTTATTATTATTGGCACGGGCGCGCAGGGCGAAAGCAATGCTTTTTTAACGCGCGTAGTCAATAATGAACATCGCAGCATAAATTTAAAAGCCGGAGATACGGTAATTTTTTCTTCCTCGGTTATTCCGGGGAATGAAAGAAGCATCCAGACTTTAATGGATATGATGGTTCGGCAGGGGGCCAAGGTAATTAACTATGAAATGATGGATGTGCATGCCGGCGGCCATGCTAAGCAAGAAGATTTAAAGTTAATGATGCGCTTGATTAAACCTGAATATTTTATGCCGATTGAGGGCAATCATTATATGTTGCGTGCTCACGCTGAATTGGCTGAGCAGGTTGGAATTCCCAAAGATAAAATATTCGTGGCTGATAACGGCCAGATTATTGAATTTCATAAAGCGATTGGCGGCGAAGTCTTAGGCAAACTTACTAAAGATAAAGTTTTAACTGATTATGTTATGGTTGACGGCTTAGGCGTGGGCGATGTTTCCAATATCGTCTTGCGCGATCGCCGAGTTATGGCCGAAGACGGCATGATTGTGATTATCGCCACGATTGACGTTAAGACCGGCGATACTATCGGCAACCCGGATATTATTTCGCGCGGATTTGTTTACATGAAAGAAAATAAAGAATTAATCCAAAAAACCAGGATGAAAGTCAAAAAAATCGTTAAAGACCATAATCCGCGCACGCCGGCGGATGATGATTATGTTAAAAATAAAATCAGAAATGATGTCGGCCAATTTTTATTCTCGCAGACTAAGCGCCGGCCCATGGTTTTACCGGTGGTGATAAAGGTGTAA